The following proteins are encoded in a genomic region of Aliiroseovarius sp. F47248L:
- a CDS encoding histone deacetylase family protein produces the protein MLSIISHPECREHDAGPLHPESKARLDAINNQLIMSGMDYVVRHRDAPLVDRVQLERVHDRDYLDRVYALAPGQGMQSVEVDGDTVMSPGTLRAAERAAGAGVLGVDLVMANEANPVFCMIRPPGHHAERDKAMGFCLFNNIAVAAAHALEAHGLKRVAIIDFDVHHGNGTEEIFKTEPRVLFCSSFQHPFYPFTGHEKETDNLVDIPLSAGAGSAEFREAVSAHWLPHLRDFKPEFVLISAGFDAHVADDMSSVQLTDADYEWVTRELKAVADEFAGGRIVSMLEGGYEPDVLARSVVKHLNVLLG, from the coding sequence ATGCTATCCATCATATCGCACCCAGAGTGCCGAGAACACGATGCAGGCCCCCTGCACCCGGAAAGCAAGGCGCGGCTGGATGCGATCAACAATCAGCTGATCATGTCCGGCATGGATTACGTTGTGCGCCATCGCGATGCGCCGCTTGTCGACCGGGTACAGTTGGAACGAGTGCATGACCGCGATTATCTGGACCGGGTCTATGCGCTGGCACCGGGGCAGGGGATGCAAAGCGTCGAAGTTGATGGTGACACCGTGATGAGCCCGGGCACACTACGCGCGGCCGAGCGCGCCGCTGGTGCCGGTGTGCTGGGCGTTGATCTGGTGATGGCGAACGAAGCCAATCCAGTCTTCTGCATGATCCGCCCTCCCGGTCACCACGCCGAACGCGACAAGGCGATGGGTTTTTGTTTGTTCAATAATATCGCGGTTGCCGCGGCGCATGCGCTTGAGGCGCATGGGTTGAAACGCGTAGCGATCATTGACTTCGATGTGCACCACGGAAACGGGACTGAAGAGATTTTCAAGACCGAACCGCGCGTTCTGTTCTGCTCCAGCTTTCAGCATCCGTTCTATCCGTTCACAGGGCACGAGAAGGAAACCGACAACCTCGTTGACATTCCCCTGTCCGCAGGCGCTGGAAGTGCGGAATTTCGCGAAGCCGTCAGTGCACATTGGTTGCCGCATCTCAGGGATTTCAAACCAGAGTTTGTTCTGATCTCGGCCGGTTTTGACGCGCATGTGGCGGATGATATGTCTAGTGTGCAACTGACGGATGCTGACTATGAATGGGTCACGCGCGAGCTGAAGGCGGTGGCAGACGAGTTTGCCGGGGGGCGTATCGTTTCGATGTTGGAAGGCGGATACGAACCGGATGTTCTGGCGCGGTCCGTCGTTAAACACTTGAACGTGCTTTTGGGCTGA
- a CDS encoding bifunctional acetate--CoA ligase family protein/GNAT family N-acetyltransferase, producing the protein MDKSPLSPLFDPRSVAVFGASPTGNSVGALVYANIMSGGYDGAIYPINPKYKAIGDVECFRKIAGIADEIDLAVIATPARTVPGIMRDCAAAGVKAAIILSAGFGDGDQKGRAYETQVMHEARKVGIRVLGPNCVGLVRPWLGLNATFLKSQAPQGRLAMVSQSGALISAIADWAGPHHSGFSAMVSLGSSLDVDIGDTLDYLVNDPKTDAILLYIEGVKDAPNFMSAMRRAARLKPVIVLKSGRHKDSAKAAHTHTGALIGSDDVFDAALERVGAVRVNTLGQLFAAAELLANTKKTSGDRLCIITNGGGAGVLAADRAGDLGLNLPSLSEPTRKALDKVLPAYWSHANPVDILGDATPDAYGAAVKAVIADPEVDGILVLLTPQAMTDATAAAQAVKDALPKRNRKPVLACWLGEDVVAEGRVLLSAAGISVFETPERAVEGFSYLTQHHRNRKLSLEVPRARAFEQGLDLDGARMIISNALAAGRRILSDTESKALLSAFNIPVNLTFEAKTANEALIAAETVRFPVAMKISSPDVSHKTDVGGVKINVAHAASVTRAFHEIIGSVKKALPDAEVSGVTVEAMSHIRQARELVIGASRDPVFGPTILFGAGGTMVEVMKDSAVALPPLNSVLSERLINRTRVSRALDSFRDYDPVNRAALVDVLKRISIIVSELPEIVELDINPLFAGPDGVLAVDARITVARPPSNDGRYDHMAIHPYPRHLARQTFLRDGTHLTIRPIRPEDAENEKKFMRDLSDEAKMMRFMGSVNELSPELLSQFTQIDYRREMALVAMADIDGVPVQVGVARYVINPDWKSCEFAVVVSDRIQNQGLGTKLMKGLFTAAQDHGLKVIEGTVLRKNAPMLRLMKDLGFTQRPDPDDPDVVVVEREL; encoded by the coding sequence ATGGACAAAAGCCCGCTCAGCCCTCTTTTCGATCCAAGATCTGTCGCCGTGTTCGGAGCCAGCCCGACCGGCAACTCCGTGGGGGCGCTGGTCTATGCCAACATTATGTCCGGTGGCTATGATGGTGCAATCTATCCGATCAATCCCAAATACAAGGCGATTGGTGACGTGGAGTGCTTTCGCAAAATCGCAGGGATCGCTGACGAAATTGATCTGGCCGTTATTGCAACCCCCGCCCGCACTGTCCCTGGCATCATGCGCGACTGCGCAGCGGCGGGTGTGAAAGCAGCAATCATTCTATCGGCGGGGTTTGGCGATGGCGATCAGAAGGGGCGTGCTTATGAAACACAGGTCATGCACGAGGCCCGAAAAGTCGGCATTCGCGTTCTGGGACCAAATTGCGTGGGGCTGGTGCGGCCATGGCTTGGATTGAATGCGACATTCCTGAAATCGCAGGCTCCGCAAGGACGGCTTGCGATGGTGTCGCAGTCGGGGGCCCTGATATCGGCCATTGCGGATTGGGCGGGACCACACCATTCAGGATTCTCGGCTATGGTATCACTGGGCAGTTCTCTGGATGTCGATATTGGCGACACGCTGGACTATCTGGTGAACGACCCAAAAACCGACGCGATTTTGCTGTATATTGAGGGCGTAAAGGACGCGCCAAACTTCATGTCAGCGATGCGCCGGGCTGCGCGTCTGAAGCCAGTGATTGTCTTGAAATCCGGTCGTCATAAGGACAGCGCGAAAGCGGCACACACACATACAGGCGCGTTGATCGGCTCAGATGATGTGTTTGACGCCGCTCTGGAACGTGTCGGAGCGGTACGGGTCAATACGTTGGGGCAATTGTTCGCCGCGGCCGAGCTTTTGGCCAACACCAAAAAGACATCTGGCGATCGGTTGTGCATCATCACCAACGGCGGTGGTGCGGGTGTACTGGCCGCAGACCGCGCGGGTGATCTGGGCCTAAACCTTCCATCCTTGTCTGAACCGACGCGAAAAGCGTTGGACAAGGTGCTGCCTGCGTATTGGAGCCATGCCAACCCCGTCGACATTCTGGGCGATGCGACCCCCGACGCCTATGGCGCCGCGGTCAAAGCCGTGATTGCCGATCCCGAGGTTGATGGCATCCTTGTCCTTCTGACGCCGCAAGCCATGACCGATGCCACGGCCGCTGCGCAGGCGGTGAAGGACGCTTTGCCCAAGCGCAACCGAAAACCGGTTCTTGCCTGCTGGTTGGGCGAGGATGTTGTTGCGGAAGGTCGTGTTTTACTGTCTGCGGCCGGGATATCCGTGTTTGAAACGCCAGAACGTGCAGTGGAAGGGTTTTCATACCTCACCCAGCATCACCGCAATCGGAAACTCTCTCTCGAAGTGCCGCGCGCACGCGCATTTGAACAAGGTCTTGATCTGGACGGCGCACGGATGATCATCTCGAACGCATTGGCCGCCGGGCGACGCATCCTGTCAGACACCGAAAGCAAAGCTTTGCTGAGTGCGTTCAACATTCCGGTGAACCTGACGTTCGAGGCAAAGACCGCCAACGAAGCGTTGATCGCAGCCGAGACGGTTCGCTTTCCTGTGGCGATGAAAATCTCATCGCCTGATGTTTCTCACAAGACAGATGTCGGCGGGGTGAAGATCAATGTGGCACATGCAGCATCCGTGACCCGCGCGTTTCACGAGATCATTGGCAGCGTCAAAAAAGCCTTGCCAGATGCCGAAGTTTCGGGCGTCACGGTCGAGGCAATGTCGCATATACGCCAAGCCCGCGAGCTTGTGATCGGGGCCAGCCGTGACCCGGTGTTTGGTCCGACGATACTGTTTGGTGCGGGCGGCACGATGGTCGAAGTTATGAAGGACAGCGCAGTTGCCTTGCCACCGTTAAATTCTGTTTTGTCCGAGCGCTTGATCAATCGCACCCGAGTGTCAAGGGCGCTGGACAGTTTCCGCGATTATGACCCCGTCAACCGGGCGGCGCTGGTCGATGTGCTGAAACGGATCTCGATCATCGTCAGTGAATTGCCCGAGATTGTCGAACTGGACATCAACCCGCTGTTTGCCGGGCCGGATGGGGTCTTAGCAGTGGATGCGCGCATTACCGTGGCGCGCCCGCCGTCCAATGATGGCCGCTATGATCACATGGCGATCCATCCCTATCCGCGCCACCTTGCACGGCAGACTTTCCTGCGTGATGGCACTCACCTGACCATCCGCCCGATCCGACCCGAAGACGCCGAAAACGAAAAGAAGTTTATGCGCGATCTGTCGGACGAGGCGAAGATGATGCGATTCATGGGCTCGGTCAACGAGCTTAGCCCCGAGCTTCTGTCGCAGTTTACCCAGATCGACTATCGCCGGGAAATGGCGCTGGTCGCGATGGCCGACATTGACGGCGTACCAGTTCAGGTCGGCGTGGCGCGATATGTAATCAATCCTGATTGGAAAAGCTGTGAGTTTGCCGTTGTGGTGTCGGATCGCATTCAAAATCAGGGTCTGGGCACGAAACTGATGAAAGGATTATTCACGGCGGCGCAGGACCACGGGTTGAAAGTGATTGAAGGCACGGTGCTGCGAAAAAATGCCCCGATGCTGCGTTTGATGAAGGATCTGGGCTTCACACAACGCCCCGACCCCGACGACCCTGACGTAGTGGTCGTCGAACGCGAACTTTAG
- a CDS encoding heavy-metal-associated domain-containing protein, with protein sequence MATFHMPDMSCGHCKASVTEALTQAGAEQLSFDMEARTVDVTGLASETVIAKLDEIGFPAVQK encoded by the coding sequence ATGGCGACATTTCACATGCCGGATATGAGTTGCGGGCATTGTAAGGCTTCAGTTACCGAAGCCTTGACCCAGGCAGGGGCCGAACAACTGTCTTTCGACATGGAGGCGCGTACGGTCGACGTTACCGGTCTGGCGTCCGAAACAGTCATCGCCAAGCTGGATGAAATCGGGTTCCCCGCAGTGCAAAAATA
- a CDS encoding heavy metal translocating P-type ATPase, with translation MSAATTLTLKLENLSCASCVGRAERALTAVDGVESAPVNLANETARVAFSGPATASKLTDALDRAGYPARRETVVLEVGSMTCASCVGRVERVLTGTPGVLEARVNLASERAFVTYLAGAISPDELAAKVSKAGFPTHPRADATSKGPGDKEAEAQALKRKALLAAALTAPVFILEMGGHVFPAFHHWVARSIGLGTSHWIQLILTSLVMIGPGRVFFSKGVPALLHGAPEMNALVALGTSAAYFYSVVSVLAPGILPTGTANVYFEAAAVIIVLILIGRWMEARAKGRTGEAIRALVALAPNDALVDVDGQTLTRPVAQVVTGEVVVIRPGERVPLDGEVIEGESLIDESMITGEPVPVPKTKGDCVTGGTVNGTGALKARVTAVGPDTLLSQIVRMVEDAQGARLPIQALVDRITAVFVPIVMGIAALTVVVWLLIGPDPALGLALVAGVSVLIIACPCAMGLATPTSIMVGTGRAAQLGALFRRGDALQTLQSAEIVAFDKTGTLTQGRPEMTAFEAADGFKDEEVLAMVAGAEAQSEHPLAQAILRGAEDRGVTPAKVRNVQTVTGFGLHAEIDETQILVGSQQFMAREDVPLTDLVDRADPMRAKGHTVFFVALGGQLAALIGVADPIKPDTAPALAALRAMGKQLAMITGDDPATAAAIGHQLGIDHVNAGVLPDGKVAAVEALHNKFGKVAFVGDGINDAPALARADVGLAIGTGTDVAIEAADVVLSSGALSGVVNAFEISRRTMTNIRQNLFWAFGYNVLLIPVAAGVLYPVWGILLSPMLGAGAMAASSVLVLTNALRLRFVRPILEDAT, from the coding sequence ATGTCTGCTGCAACAACTCTGACGTTGAAACTGGAAAACCTGTCTTGCGCGTCTTGCGTTGGCCGGGCCGAACGGGCTTTGACCGCCGTTGATGGTGTTGAAAGTGCGCCCGTCAATCTGGCAAATGAAACGGCGCGTGTGGCCTTTTCGGGTCCAGCGACAGCCAGCAAACTCACGGACGCGTTGGATCGCGCGGGATACCCTGCGCGGCGTGAGACGGTGGTGTTGGAAGTTGGGTCGATGACCTGTGCGTCCTGTGTAGGACGGGTTGAGCGTGTGTTGACTGGGACCCCCGGGGTGTTGGAAGCGCGGGTTAATCTGGCGTCAGAGCGTGCTTTCGTCACTTATCTGGCCGGTGCCATAAGCCCGGACGAGTTGGCCGCCAAAGTGTCGAAGGCAGGGTTTCCGACACATCCGCGCGCAGATGCAACCTCGAAAGGTCCCGGCGATAAGGAAGCCGAGGCACAGGCTCTGAAACGCAAAGCCCTTTTGGCAGCGGCTCTTACCGCACCTGTGTTCATTCTTGAAATGGGCGGCCATGTATTCCCTGCGTTTCATCATTGGGTCGCGCGATCTATCGGCCTTGGCACATCCCATTGGATACAGCTTATTCTGACGAGTTTGGTGATGATTGGGCCGGGGCGCGTATTTTTTTCCAAAGGGGTGCCCGCCCTGTTGCATGGCGCGCCCGAAATGAACGCTCTGGTCGCGTTGGGCACGTCGGCGGCCTATTTTTATTCGGTCGTGTCGGTGCTGGCGCCGGGGATTCTGCCAACCGGAACTGCGAATGTCTATTTCGAAGCAGCGGCGGTGATCATCGTCCTGATCCTGATTGGACGCTGGATGGAAGCGCGCGCCAAGGGGCGCACTGGTGAAGCGATCCGGGCGCTTGTGGCGCTGGCACCGAATGACGCATTGGTCGATGTCGATGGTCAAACCCTGACGCGTCCTGTGGCGCAGGTTGTTACAGGTGAAGTTGTGGTGATCCGGCCCGGTGAACGCGTGCCACTGGATGGCGAGGTGATCGAAGGCGAAAGCTTGATCGACGAAAGCATGATCACCGGAGAGCCGGTGCCTGTGCCAAAGACCAAAGGCGACTGTGTGACCGGCGGCACCGTGAATGGAACCGGCGCTCTGAAAGCACGGGTCACGGCTGTTGGACCGGACACGCTATTGTCGCAGATCGTGCGCATGGTCGAGGACGCACAGGGCGCGCGGTTGCCGATACAGGCGCTGGTTGACCGGATCACCGCGGTCTTTGTGCCCATTGTCATGGGAATCGCCGCGCTGACGGTGGTGGTCTGGCTGTTGATTGGGCCAGACCCCGCGCTTGGACTTGCACTGGTTGCTGGGGTGTCCGTTTTGATCATCGCCTGCCCCTGTGCGATGGGATTGGCGACGCCGACGTCAATCATGGTCGGAACAGGGCGCGCGGCGCAGTTGGGTGCATTATTCCGCCGTGGGGATGCGTTGCAAACACTCCAATCTGCCGAAATCGTCGCCTTCGACAAAACCGGTACGCTGACGCAAGGTCGACCTGAAATGACCGCATTTGAGGCAGCGGATGGCTTCAAAGACGAAGAAGTTCTGGCCATGGTTGCCGGAGCCGAGGCGCAAAGCGAGCACCCGCTGGCCCAAGCAATCCTACGTGGCGCGGAGGATCGTGGGGTGACACCTGCAAAAGTTCGCAATGTGCAAACGGTCACAGGGTTTGGTCTGCACGCAGAGATTGACGAAACGCAGATCCTTGTCGGTTCACAACAGTTCATGGCACGCGAGGATGTTCCATTAACCGATCTGGTTGATCGTGCGGATCCGATGCGGGCAAAAGGCCATACTGTGTTTTTCGTAGCGCTTGGTGGGCAACTTGCCGCACTGATTGGGGTTGCGGACCCAATCAAGCCCGATACGGCGCCTGCCTTGGCTGCCCTGCGTGCTATGGGAAAACAGTTGGCCATGATCACCGGTGATGATCCCGCAACCGCTGCGGCGATTGGCCACCAACTTGGCATCGATCATGTGAATGCCGGTGTGTTACCCGATGGTAAAGTGGCCGCCGTCGAGGCGCTTCATAACAAATTTGGCAAGGTGGCTTTTGTCGGGGATGGTATCAATGATGCCCCTGCCTTGGCGCGAGCTGATGTTGGATTGGCCATCGGAACAGGCACCGATGTGGCAATTGAAGCAGCGGATGTCGTATTGTCTTCAGGTGCCCTATCCGGTGTGGTGAACGCGTTCGAGATCAGCCGACGCACCATGACCAACATTCGTCAAAACCTGTTCTGGGCCTTCGGGTACAACGTCCTATTGATCCCCGTGGCCGCTGGTGTGCTGTATCCTGTTTGGGGCATCCTCTTGTCGCCAATGCTGGGGGCAGGGGCGATGGCCGCTTCCTCTGTGTTGGTGCTCACGAATGCGCTGCGCCTTCGGTTCGTCCGCCCCATTTTGGAGGATGCGACATGA
- the cueR gene encoding Cu(I)-responsive transcriptional regulator — protein MNISDAAQHAGLPAKTIRYYEDIGLVGPNRDTNGYRVFSERELHKLTFLARSRALGFSIEDCRALLALYEDQSRASSDVKRIAKEHLDEIETKIADLVAMRDTLSELVHACSGDDRPDCPILKGIEHASGPTKNS, from the coding sequence ATGAATATTTCTGATGCCGCTCAACATGCTGGTCTGCCGGCGAAAACGATCCGATATTATGAAGATATCGGGCTGGTCGGACCCAATCGTGACACCAATGGCTATCGCGTTTTTTCCGAGCGGGAACTTCACAAACTGACATTTCTTGCACGATCCCGCGCGCTTGGTTTCTCGATCGAGGATTGCCGCGCTTTGTTGGCGCTCTACGAAGATCAATCCCGCGCAAGCAGCGATGTGAAACGCATTGCCAAGGAACATCTGGATGAGATCGAGACGAAGATTGCTGACTTGGTGGCTATGCGGGATACCTTGTCGGAACTGGTGCATGCCTGTTCAGGCGACGATCGGCCGGATTGCCCGATCTTAAAAGGGATCGAACACGCAAGTGGTCCAACCAAAAATTCTTGA